Below is a window of Cellulosilyticum sp. I15G10I2 DNA.
AAAATAAGTTTAGCACCAAAAGAACCAAAAAGTTGATTTGCCGCAAGGTCAACGTGCGCATCACCCATGCTCATTAAATTATCTGTACCTATTAATACGCTTATCCCCACAAAATATAAAATATAGATTACTAGAATAAGTAAAGGGGAAAAAATAAGTGCAAGAGGAATATTTTTTTTCGCATCCTTAACCTCGTGGGAAATAGAAGTAGCAACAATCCAGCCATCAAATGCAAAAATAATAGGAATAATTGCAGCGATCCATCCTGTAGAACTCATATTAGAAACATCACCTTGTGATAAACTGCTAGGATTTCCAAACACTAATCCTAAGATGCCTATGAGAATAAGAGGGATAAGTTTTATAATAGTAGACGCGTTTTGAAAGTACCCGCCAAGTCTTGATGAAACTAAGTTAGTTATATAAAGAACACCAAGAACTCCAAGTCCTATCAACGTCTGCATTTCTAGAGTTCCTTCTATATTAAAAAGAATACAAATATAGATGCCAGCTACCCAAGAGATAACAGCTGTAAGCGTAGGATAGTATAAAAAGGTATGAAACCATCCAAAAGCACAGGCAACTGAAGGATTATAACAATCTTCAGCATAGGTAATAATGCCGCCTGCTTTGTCATTGCGAGCAGCAAGCTCTGCGATTGTTAGACTTCCAAAAATAATACTAATGGCGGCAATACAAAAGACTAAGACACCTAAGACAATGCTGCCTCCAGTAGCGACTAAAATATTATCACTTTTAAAGAATATGCCTGATCCGATAACTACCCCAACAATCATGGCGATGCAAGTAAAAAGTCCGTACTTATTTTTTGTCATATATTCGTTCTCCTTAAATAAAAATGTATAGTATAAATATGTGCAAATTACTCTAAAACATACTTAGAGCTTATTCTACATTATCATAATTAGAAAGATTTGGATATACTTTTAGCAAATCAATCTGTTAATTGTGTATAAATAATGATAAACTATTAGAACAAGTTTATAAGTGCATAAATTTACAAGGTATAAGGGGAAAAATACATGGATAAGGTATCGGTAGTTATAGTGGCTGGTGGAAGCGGTAAACGCATGGGACTAGCCATAAAGAAACAATATATTTTATTAAAAGAAAAGGAAATTTTAGCACATACTATAGAAGCATTTGAAAATTGTGAGTTTATAAATGAGATAATTCTGGTCGTAGCGGAAG
It encodes the following:
- a CDS encoding APC family permease: MTKNKYGLFTCIAMIVGVVIGSGIFFKSDNILVATGGSIVLGVLVFCIAAISIIFGSLTIAELAARNDKAGGIITYAEDCYNPSVACAFGWFHTFLYYPTLTAVISWVAGIYICILFNIEGTLEMQTLIGLGVLGVLYITNLVSSRLGGYFQNASTIIKLIPLILIGILGLVFGNPSSLSQGDVSNMSSTGWIAAIIPIIFAFDGWIVATSISHEVKDAKKNIPLALIFSPLLILVIYILYFVGISVLIGTDNLMSMGDAHVDLAANQLFGSFGAKLILVFVVISVMGTVNGLIMGLTRMPYALAIRNMFPYSSKVSTVNKQLGIPVVSSLVTLAIVLFWFIVHYVTQKNNLLPNSDISEISITLNYVGYVILYIQVFRYGLSGEIKGFWRSKANPVFATLGSLIILIVGMRSSLFWLYALLCGLVVLAAFAFWKRTNK